A stretch of DNA from Campylobacter concisus:
TCGTTTTTTCTTTAGTGTTTAAGAAAAATGCAGCCAAAAACGAGAGTTATCAAGAGTTTAAATTTCAAAATTTTAGCGAACAAAGTACTAAAAAAGATGATGGCGAGATCATCGACGTTGAGGTTATAGAAGAGCCAAAAAGAGTAAATTAGGAGAGATGATGAAAGAGATAAAAATAGCAACTAGAAAGAGTATCTTAGCGCTTTGGCAAAGCGAGCATATCAAAGCTAGAATAGAATCAAAACATAACGATATAAAAGTTGAGCTTATTGGCATGAAGACAAAGGGCGACGTGATCCTTGATACGCCGCTTGCAAAGATCGGAGGCAAAGGGCTTTTTACAAAAGAACTTGAAGATAGCATGCTAAAAGGCGAGACTGACATCGCAGTACATAGCCTAAAGGATGTGCCAGTAGTCTTTCCAGAAGGACTTAAACTTGCAGCGATTTGCTCACGCGAGGATACAAGAGATGCGATGATAAGCGAGAAATTTTCTAAATTTAGCGACCTACCACACGGTGCAAAGGTTGGTACAACGAGCCTGCGCCGCAAGATGCAGCTACTTATCATGAGGCCTGATATTGAGATCATCTCGCTTCGTGGAAACGTGCAAACTAGACTTAGAAAGCTAAAAGAGGGCGAATTTGACGCGATCATTTTAGCGATGGCTGGCATAAACCGCCTAAATGTCAAGGCTGAAGTGGCACATATCTATACATTTGGCTTTGACGAGATGATACCTGCGATGGGTCAGGGCGCTCTCGGGATAGAAGCTAGAGATGAGAAGAAAATTTTAGATGAGATCTCTTTTTTAAACGATAAAAATGCGGTTATAGAAACGACCATAGAGCGTGACTTTGTAAGCGTTTTAGAAGGCGGCTGCCAGGTACCAATTGGCATAAGCGCAAGGCTAAAAGGTGATGAAATTTCTATCGATGCGATCGTTGGTCTGCCTGATGGAAGCGAGTTTATAAAAGATAGCTTAAAGGTTAGCAAAGATAAATTTCAAAGCGTTGGCAAGGAGCTAGCTCATAAATTTATAGAAAAAGGGGCGAGAGAGCTTTTAAAACGCGCTGAAGAGATGGCTTAGAGTGTGTTTGAGCTAAAATTTAAAGCAAAAGCCCTAACCGCTACTAAAAATAGCAAAGACAACTACTATATGATCGGTCTTGCAGACGACAAATACGACTACAAAAACTACATAATCTTTCAAAGACCGATCAAGCTCAAAAAAGATGACGACGAAAACGCCGACATAAACGGCATATACGCAGAGTGCAACGGCGACGTTTGCTACAACGCTTGCAAATGCGTAACTATCACTGATAAAACTATCATTTTTGAGGTGCAAGATAGCCTCATTTGCGTAGATACCGAGGATGTAAAGCTTAATGAGCGCTTTATGAAATATAGCAAAGAGATATTTGGCAAACTGCTAAAATGTAGCATATCGAAGTAATTAATAAAATTTACTGCCGTTTTTAAAACTGCGATGCCATCTAGCGTTTAAAAAAATTGTAATGAATCACTTTGGAAAAGACGTAAGTATGCCGGCCATGTGTGGCTGTGCGTTGAGCACTAGTTTGCGGACGTTATGACAATGGAGTATAAATTTAGTGCTTGTGTCTATTTAAACGGCGAGGCAATACCGCAAAGACTGCTTCCGAAACAGCGATCGATACTCTGATAGCTATCGGTGCGTTCGGCAAATAATAAATACCCGCTTTGCTTCGCCTTTTTCAGCTATTTTTGGCTAAAATCGCCCAAAAATCAAAAAGGCGAAATATGGACTACATCAAGCTTTTAAAAGAAAATAATCTACTTCGTGTTATCGACGAGCCAACAGATATTGATCTTGAGATCGCGCACGCTAGCTACATCGAGGTCAAGCGTGAGGGCTCGCAAGCGCTACTTTTTAAAAACCCAGTTTGTAAAAAAACTGGGCGTAAATTTGCCCCTGTGCTTACAAATATCTACGGCTCAAAACGTGCGCTTGAGCTTATCTTTGGGCTAAAGCCTGATGAGATCGCAGCCGAGATAGAAAAGCTTTTAAAGCCCAGAAAACCAGAGAATTTCAAAGAAAAGCTTGATTTTTTAGCCTATCTTTTTAGTATGAGAAAAATTTTCACTAAGAGATTAAAAGGCGAGGGCGAGTGCCAGCAGGTCAAATTTATAGGCGAGCAGGCTGATCTTTTTAGCCTGCCTGCGCTAAAAACATGGCCGCATGACGGAGGCGCTTTTATCACGATGGGGCAGGTCTATACGCAAAGCTTGGACGGCTCTTTGCAAAATTTAGGCATGTATAGACTGCAAATTTATGACAAAAATCACCTTGGCATGCACTGGCAAATACACAAAGACGGTGCAAATTTCTTTCACGAGTACAAGCGTGCAGGTAAAAAAATGCCCGTTTCAGTAGCTATTGGTGGCGATCCGCTTTATATTTGGTGCGGGCAAGCACCGCTTCCAAAGGGAGTTTTTGAACTTTTGCTTTATGGTTTTATCCGCAAAGAGCCAGCCAAACTTGTAAAATCCTTAACGAATGAAATTTGCGTCCCGCACGATGCAGACTACGTGATAGAGGGTTTCGTGGATACTACTAAGAGCGAACTCGAGGGGCCATTTGGCGATCACACTGGCTTTTATACACCTATCGAGCCTTTTCCGGTGATGGATGTAACGGCGATAACTAGCAAGCGTGAGCCGGTATTTCACGCAACTGTGGTTGGAAAGCCACCACTTGAGGATAAATATATGGGCTGGGCGACTGAGCGGGTTTTTTTGCCGCTTTTACGAACGACCGTGCCTGAACTACTGGACTACAATATGCCTGAAAATGGCGTTTTTCACAACCTAATCTTAGCTAAGATAAATACGCTCTATCCAGCTCATGCAAAGCAGGCTATGCACGCATTTTGGGGTGTTGGGCAGATGAGTTTTGTAAAACATGCCATTTTTGTTGGAGCCGATGCGCCTGAGCTTAAAGATTATGATAAATTTACTAGCTTTGTTTTAAATCGTTTTGGTAGCCAGAGTGTGTTAATAAGCCAAGGTGTGTGCGATCAGCTTGATCACGCTAGTCCAAATTCGTGCTTTGGCGGCAAACTCGGCGTAGATGCGACGCAAGACTTTTGTAAATTTAGCCCTGCGGTTTTAAGCGACAGCGAGCTTTTGGCTAAATTTCAAAGTATAGCACCAAATATAAAAGAGCTTAGGCAGTTTAAAACGGATACCAAAACGCCTATTTGTGTGGTGAAATTTGAAAAAGATTGTGTGGTAAAAGAGCTTTTTGACAAGCTTTTGACATTTAGAGAATTTTTCAAACTCCTTATCGTTGTGGATATGCAAAATCACCTTGAAAACTCATATATGCTACTTTGGCGTGTGACAAACAATATCGATGCTTTGCGTGATATTTTCATAGATGGTGAAAATTTCTGCGTGGATGCAACGAGCAAGGACGAGCTAGAGGGATATACGAGAGGCTGGCCGTTACAAACTGATTGTGACCGCGAAGTAGTTGCTGATCTAGTTAAGCGCGGCATAGTAAAAAATGAGCCAGAGTTATTTAAAAAATTTGAAATATTTGGATAGCTTTGAGGTGCTCAAGCAAATTTATAAATTTTGCTTTTTGCTGCGGATTTGAAATTTTTAATAAGACTTGCTTAATCAAACGCTAGTGTTTTTATGCTAATTTAAAAATAGCTTTTAGACTAGGTCTAAAAGCTTAATTTGTTTTTAGCTCTCTTTTAAGAGTTTGCTTGCGAGCATATCGGCTTTTGCTTTATCTGTATCTTTTTTTACGGATTTATAAATTTTAGATATATAATTTTCCAAAACTTCGTGGCAAGATATTACTTTTTCGTTTTCGCTTCTTGCTACTTTTACGTATTCACCGCTATTTTGTAGCTCAAAAGCCAGGTCGTTGTCGCTTAGCTGAAGCTCTAAAATTTCAAGTAGCCTCTCTTGAAGCCTAGGCTCAAAAATAGGCGTCATAAGCTCCAAGCGACGCTCTAGATTTCGTGGCATCCAGTCAGCGCTTGAGATATAAATTTTTGGCTGAGCATGTTTAAAATATAAAATTCTAGCGTGCTCTAAGTATTTGCCAATTATTGAGCGAACTTTTATATTTTCGCTTTTTCCTTTTATGCTAGGCCTTAGTCCGCATACGCCACGAACTATTAGATCGATTTTGACGCCTGCATTTGAGGCATTGCTAAGCTCATTTATCACGTCTTCATCAATTAGGGCGTTCATTTTAGTGATGATTCTACCTTCGCTTCCTTTACTTGCCTCCACTCTTATCTTTTCTATAATGCGCTCTTTTATCTGAAAAGGCGACATGCTAAGAGCGTTTAGGCGACGGTTTTTATTATACCCTGAGAGGATGTGAAAAAATGAGGTCGTATCCTGGCTAAATTCTTCTTTGCTTGTAAATAGGCTCACGTCGGTGTAAATTTTAGCCGAACTGCCGTTGTAGTTGCCTGTACCAAAGTGCATGTAAAATTTAAGCTTATCGCCGATTTGGCGGATGACCTGGCTAACTTTTGCATGCACCTTAAAGCCTGTGATACCATATATCACGTGCGCCCCAGCATCTTCAAGTGCCTTTGCCCAGTGCAAGTTATTTTCCTCATCAAACCTTGCCTTTAGCTCAACCATCACGGTTACTTGCTTGCCGTCACTTGCGGCGTCTATTAGACTTTGAATTATTGGTGAGCTTTTATCGACTCTATAAAGTGTCATTCGAATAGATATGACTTTTGGATCTTTGCTAGCTTCTTTTATAAAGCTTACAACTGGATCAAAGCTCTCAAATGGATGCACTAAGAGTACATCTTCTTTATCTATGGCGTCAAACACAGATATGCCATTACCAAATGGTGGTAGTGTTTTTGGAACGTAAGGTGTATTTGCTAGGTGGGTAAAATTTTTACTTCCAGCTATCTCCCAAAGCGAGCTAAGAGTGAGTGGGATACTTGAAAAATAGACATCTTTATGAAAAATTTTCATATGAAAATTTAAGAAGTCCAAGATGTCAGCATCTACATTTTTATCAATTTGCATACGAACAAAAGCCCCTTTTCTGCGAAGCTTTAGTCCTTGCTCAAGTATCATCATAAAATCATCCGCCTCTTCTTCTTCGATGACGATATCAGCGTTTCTTGTCACTCTAAAAGCAGCCGAGCTAAGTAGCTTATACCCTGGAAAAATTTCTTCTGCGTGGCGGTGTACGATCGTTTCAATCGGCACAAAAACATTACTACTTGGCTGTGTAAAACGTGGCAAGACTCTTGAAATTCTTATCATGCCGTATTTTAAAATTTCTGGATGCTCAATATCGGCAAGCTTAACTGCAAGCGAGAAGCTAAGGTTGTTTAGGTGCGGAAATGGATGAGTCGCATCGACAGCGATAGGCACGATGACTGGCAAGATATTTGAGAAAAAGTATTCGTCACACTTTTGTTTCAAGCTATCATCAAGCTCGTCATAATTTTTTATAAAAAGCCCCTCTTTGCTAAGAGCATTTACTGTTTTTTTATAGTGATCTTCTACTAAATTTTGCTCATTTTGTAGATATTTTCTAATCTCTCTTAGCTGATCAAGTGGGCTCATGCCATCGCCACTGCTTGTAGTAGCTCCAGCTGCAAAAAGCTGCTTTAAGCCAGCAACTCTGATCATATAAAACTCGTCTAGGTTTGTCATATAAATAGCTATAAATTTTAGCTTTTCAAGTAAAGGAATTTCCTTTTCACACTGAGCGAGCACCCTTGAATTAAAGCGTAGCCAGCTTAATTCTCGGTTTATAAAAAGAGTTTCATTTTCGCTCATCATCTTCTCCTTGTGTGTTTTTGAGTTATTTTATGATATATGCGGTTATAAAGTTCTTACTTTATTTAAAATTTTGGTTACAATAAGCCAAAACTTAAATTTAAAGGCTTATTATGTCTGATTATGTGATATTAGTTGGTATCTTTTTAGTGGCAGTCGTTGTTTTTGCGCTTATTAAAAAGATATCGTTTTAGCTTTTAAATTTCTCCCACCACAAATAAGCAAATATGAGCCCAAAGCCCTTGACTTTGCTCTCGTCAAAGGCAAATTTCATCATATCTTCTCGTTTTATAAAAACAAGCTCGATATCTTCGCCATCGACGCCACCGCCAGAATTTACCTTCATACTCTCATCGATCTTTGCGTAAAACATCGTTTGTGTGTTGCCTCCAAAGCCAAAAGCACCGTATGTCATTGTGATACGCTCTATCTCTTTTAGCTCATAGCCCACTTCTTCGATCGCTTCTTCTCTGGCTGTTTGCTCTTCGCTTAGTCCTTTATCCATAAGCCCTGCGCAAAGCTCGTAAGTAAAGCCTTGCTCATTTGTTTTGATGCCTTCTTTCTCTTGTGAGTACCAAACAGCCGGGCGAAACTGCTTTACAAATAAAAAGGCATCTTTTTGCTCGTGATATAAAAAAATACTAACGCTATTCATCACTTTTACGCAGTCCCAATCTCTTTGAACACCATTTTGCATAAATTTCATCTTAAATGGCTTTAGGTATTTTGACTCATCAAGAGGCAGAATTTCTAAATTAGTTATAGTAGTATCCATTTTGCAAGTCCTAAAAAGCTAAAAAATCCTATCGCATCTGTAAAAGTAGTAAGAATGACGGCTGAGCCGACTGCAGGATCTATGTTAAAGCGCCTTAGCATTAAAGGTATGATCGTGCCAAAAAAGCCAGCAAAGAATAAATTTGTAACCATGCTAAGCCCAATAACAACGCCAAGCATACCTTTGTCAAACCAAACAGAGGCAATTATGCCCATTACCACACCAAAGATTAGTCCATTTATGAGTGAAATACTAACCTCGCGTTTTAAGACATTTTTGGCATCTTTAAACTCTATCTCGCCAAGTGCCAAACGGCGAACCGTAACGGCAAGCGCTTGTGTGCCGGTATTTCCACCCATTGATGCAACTATTGGCATTAAAACAGCAAGAGCGACGTAGGCTGCGATTGTCTCGTCAAAAAGTCCGATTATGGATGAGCTAAAAAGAGCTGTTAGTAAATTTACGCCAAGCCAAACCGCACGACCACGACCAGCCTTAAAAAGCGTATCGTCCTCTTCTGACTCGTCATCAACGCCGGCTAGGTTATAAATTTGCTCAGTTGCACTCTCTTGAATATAGTCGTGAATATCATCAGATGTGATACGACCAAGCAAAATTCCAGTGCTACTTGTAACTGCGATAACATTTAAATCGTACTCTTGAAAC
This window harbors:
- the hemC gene encoding hydroxymethylbilane synthase — encoded protein: MKEIKIATRKSILALWQSEHIKARIESKHNDIKVELIGMKTKGDVILDTPLAKIGGKGLFTKELEDSMLKGETDIAVHSLKDVPVVFPEGLKLAAICSREDTRDAMISEKFSKFSDLPHGAKVGTTSLRRKMQLLIMRPDIEIISLRGNVQTRLRKLKEGEFDAIILAMAGINRLNVKAEVAHIYTFGFDEMIPAMGQGALGIEARDEKKILDEISFLNDKNAVIETTIERDFVSVLEGGCQVPIGISARLKGDEISIDAIVGLPDGSEFIKDSLKVSKDKFQSVGKELAHKFIEKGARELLKRAEEMA
- a CDS encoding Imm10 family immunity protein, producing MFELKFKAKALTATKNSKDNYYMIGLADDKYDYKNYIIFQRPIKLKKDDDENADINGIYAECNGDVCYNACKCVTITDKTIIFEVQDSLICVDTEDVKLNERFMKYSKEIFGKLLKCSISK
- a CDS encoding menaquinone biosynthesis decarboxylase; its protein translation is MDYIKLLKENNLLRVIDEPTDIDLEIAHASYIEVKREGSQALLFKNPVCKKTGRKFAPVLTNIYGSKRALELIFGLKPDEIAAEIEKLLKPRKPENFKEKLDFLAYLFSMRKIFTKRLKGEGECQQVKFIGEQADLFSLPALKTWPHDGGAFITMGQVYTQSLDGSLQNLGMYRLQIYDKNHLGMHWQIHKDGANFFHEYKRAGKKMPVSVAIGGDPLYIWCGQAPLPKGVFELLLYGFIRKEPAKLVKSLTNEICVPHDADYVIEGFVDTTKSELEGPFGDHTGFYTPIEPFPVMDVTAITSKREPVFHATVVGKPPLEDKYMGWATERVFLPLLRTTVPELLDYNMPENGVFHNLILAKINTLYPAHAKQAMHAFWGVGQMSFVKHAIFVGADAPELKDYDKFTSFVLNRFGSQSVLISQGVCDQLDHASPNSCFGGKLGVDATQDFCKFSPAVLSDSELLAKFQSIAPNIKELRQFKTDTKTPICVVKFEKDCVVKELFDKLLTFREFFKLLIVVDMQNHLENSYMLLWRVTNNIDALRDIFIDGENFCVDATSKDELEGYTRGWPLQTDCDREVVADLVKRGIVKNEPELFKKFEIFG
- a CDS encoding NUDIX domain-containing protein — encoded protein: MDTTITNLEILPLDESKYLKPFKMKFMQNGVQRDWDCVKVMNSVSIFLYHEQKDAFLFVKQFRPAVWYSQEKEGIKTNEQGFTYELCAGLMDKGLSEEQTAREEAIEEVGYELKEIERITMTYGAFGFGGNTQTMFYAKIDESMKVNSGGGVDGEDIELVFIKREDMMKFAFDESKVKGFGLIFAYLWWEKFKS